A part of Dehalogenimonas sp. W genomic DNA contains:
- a CDS encoding zinc-ribbon domain containing protein translates to MAQDRTIQCADCGTDFIFSASEQEFFASKGFTNEPKRCPTCRQTRKQTRGGAGMGGVRQMFPAVCASCNQETEVPFEPRNGRPVYCSDCFAKSKTE, encoded by the coding sequence ATGGCACAAGACAGAACCATCCAATGCGCTGATTGCGGCACCGATTTTATCTTCAGCGCCTCAGAACAGGAATTCTTTGCGTCAAAGGGTTTCACCAATGAGCCCAAGCGCTGCCCGACCTGCCGGCAGACCCGAAAGCAGACTCGCGGTGGAGCCGGGATGGGCGGAGTTCGCCAGATGTTCCCCGCGGTGTGTGCATCCTGCAACCAGGAAACCGAAGTTCCCTTTGAGCCCCGCAACGGTCGCCCGGTCTATTGCAGTGACTGTTTTGCTAAATCCAAGACCGAATAA
- a CDS encoding DUF190 domain-containing protein has product MRKIEGEQVLMRIFIGESDTAHGKPLYLVLTELFKEKGLAGATVLRGITGYGARSHIHSTHLLRLSQDLPVVVEVVDSQLHLDAVLPQIESLMGDGLITMEKVRVLRYGPVSEI; this is encoded by the coding sequence ATGCGGAAAATAGAAGGCGAACAGGTCCTGATGCGGATTTTTATCGGTGAGTCTGATACTGCTCACGGTAAACCGCTGTATCTGGTGCTGACCGAACTTTTCAAGGAAAAAGGTCTGGCCGGCGCCACGGTACTCCGGGGTATCACCGGCTACGGCGCCCGCAGTCACATTCACTCTACGCACCTGCTGCGGCTGTCCCAGGATTTACCGGTGGTCGTGGAAGTAGTTGATTCTCAGCTACACCTGGATGCGGTCCTGCCGCAAATTGAATCCTTGATGGGTGACGGCCTGATAACCATGGAAAAAGTCAGGGTATTGCGCTACGGGCCGGTTTCAGAGATATAA
- a CDS encoding nucleoside monophosphate kinase, producing MALPTAILILGPTGSGKTPLGELLEVRGVHGHKARHFDFGSRLRNYAARPSGILTEEELAVVRASLSSGALLEDRHFGIAEKLLTGFIADGLNPATDIIIMNGLPRHTGQAAALEKLLHINTIVVLDGTPEIVFERIARDTGGDRRERSDDELAQVKRRLTIFNERTLPLLDYYESKGRARIIRLPVGAATTAEDALKALNERLTDF from the coding sequence TTGGCTTTACCGACTGCGATATTGATACTGGGACCGACCGGGTCCGGCAAGACCCCGCTGGGGGAGTTGCTGGAGGTCAGGGGCGTCCACGGACACAAAGCCCGTCACTTTGATTTCGGCAGCCGGTTGAGAAACTATGCTGCGAGACCTTCCGGGATACTCACTGAAGAGGAACTGGCGGTAGTACGGGCATCGCTGAGCAGCGGGGCACTGCTGGAGGACCGGCACTTCGGCATTGCCGAGAAACTGCTGACCGGGTTTATCGCGGACGGTCTGAACCCGGCGACCGACATCATCATCATGAACGGATTGCCGCGGCACACCGGTCAGGCGGCGGCGCTGGAGAAACTGCTTCACATCAATACGATTGTGGTGCTGGACGGTACACCGGAGATAGTCTTTGAGCGGATTGCCCGGGATACCGGCGGCGACCGCCGGGAACGTTCAGATGACGAGCTGGCGCAGGTCAAACGGCGACTCACCATCTTCAACGAACGGACTCTGCCGCTGCTGGACTATTATGAAAGCAAGGGCCGGGCCCGGATAATCCGTCTGCCGGTCGGTGCGGCGACCACGGCGGAAGACGCCTTAAAGGCGCTTAACGAACGACTGACTGACTTTTAG
- a CDS encoding dienelactone hydrolase, with protein MKLPLVLGLAATERLAVILAVLLLPQLGPAAGEYPVPERTYDVGIHTLQFDYTDPEGVSKTFDAAVWYPTSDEVFEYTYSNGPKSYLAEDGAVAETGGPFPLIIFNHGFNASEMQSLYLKEALAAEGYIVASVHFDDNIWSGFFDLLKLGNLQNSNGVDDYVHQVYEKYFNTYRFPIAEALLEYMVQENGREASLFAGSIDTGAIAMGGHSFGGLTTLGLIGGSNDPSRLDSRIKAALMLSAPSYPFEDNYGNVHIPIMSMKGELDVLLNRPEDNFWYLNDGVNPPYYDLVVKNADHFTFSETDSGLGWVPAAIDEDSQLQVIITYSLAFFDLYLKDDTAAATILAQTSPTLASYISETGP; from the coding sequence ATGAAGTTACCTTTGGTATTAGGTCTGGCGGCGACAGAGCGGCTGGCGGTCATTCTGGCAGTGCTGCTATTGCCTCAGCTCGGTCCGGCGGCAGGAGAGTATCCGGTTCCGGAACGGACCTACGATGTCGGCATCCATACTCTTCAGTTTGACTACACCGACCCTGAAGGCGTTTCAAAAACCTTTGACGCCGCGGTCTGGTATCCGACATCTGATGAAGTCTTTGAATACACCTACAGCAACGGCCCCAAAAGCTACCTGGCGGAAGACGGCGCGGTGGCTGAGACCGGAGGACCTTTCCCGCTGATAATCTTCAATCACGGTTTTAACGCCAGTGAAATGCAGTCTTTGTATCTCAAGGAAGCCCTGGCCGCGGAAGGCTACATCGTGGCTTCGGTGCATTTTGATGACAATATATGGTCCGGATTTTTTGACCTGCTGAAGCTGGGGAACTTACAGAACAGCAACGGGGTAGACGACTATGTGCATCAGGTATATGAGAAGTATTTTAATACCTACCGTTTCCCCATCGCCGAAGCCTTGTTGGAATATATGGTTCAGGAAAATGGCCGCGAGGCTTCGTTGTTTGCCGGTAGTATTGATACCGGTGCCATCGCTATGGGCGGCCATTCATTCGGCGGTCTGACCACGCTGGGGTTGATCGGCGGCAGCAACGACCCGTCCCGACTGGATAGCCGCATCAAAGCCGCACTGATGCTGTCTGCCCCTTCCTACCCGTTTGAGGATAATTACGGCAATGTGCACATTCCGATCATGTCCATGAAGGGTGAACTGGACGTATTGCTGAACCGGCCGGAAGACAATTTCTGGTACCTCAACGACGGGGTTAATCCGCCTTACTACGACCTGGTGGTCAAAAACGCCGACCATTTTACTTTTTCTGAAACCGACTCAGGCCTCGGCTGGGTCCCGGCGGCTATTGATGAAGACTCCCAGCTGCAGGTGATTATCACATACTCGCTGGCGTTCTTTGACCTTTACCTGAAAGATGATACCGCGGCCGCCACAATCCTGGCCCAAACCTCACCGACTCTGGCCAGTTATATCTCTGAAACCGGCCCGTAG
- a CDS encoding aminopeptidase — MVDPRIQQLAELLVKYSTKIKPGDKAVINAPTSALPLARAIYQEVLKAGGHPLVLPRGDFEDLLYRHATDEQLRFIHEPQRHVTEHYDARFAILAEDNTKKLSGVDPEKMVISDRARTELMKTMMKRSAAGEFNWVVAPFPTNAMAQDAEMSLEEYEDFVYGACLPDPGDPIGYWQKQSDKLQKVIDWLKGRKEVHITAPGTDLTLSIAGRSFVKCDGRFNMPDGEVFTGPVENSANGHVYFSYPAIESGREVAGIRLWFENGKVVKATAEKNEEFLLKTLETDEGARRLGEFAIGTNEGITKFTGEILFDEKIGGSFHLALGAGYPETGSVNESAIHWDMVCDLRQGGEIRVDGDLLFKNGAFVIEI, encoded by the coding sequence ATGGTTGACCCGCGAATCCAACAACTGGCTGAACTGCTGGTAAAATATTCCACCAAAATCAAACCCGGCGACAAGGCCGTCATTAACGCCCCGACCAGCGCACTGCCGCTGGCCCGCGCCATTTATCAGGAGGTGTTAAAGGCCGGCGGCCACCCGCTGGTATTGCCGCGAGGCGACTTTGAGGATCTGCTCTACCGCCACGCTACTGATGAGCAACTCCGGTTTATTCACGAACCGCAGCGGCATGTCACCGAGCACTACGATGCCCGTTTCGCCATTCTGGCGGAAGACAATACCAAAAAACTATCCGGGGTTGACCCGGAGAAAATGGTAATTTCCGACCGGGCGCGCACCGAACTGATGAAAACAATGATGAAGCGGTCGGCTGCGGGAGAATTCAACTGGGTAGTAGCCCCCTTCCCGACCAACGCCATGGCCCAGGACGCCGAAATGAGTCTGGAAGAATATGAGGATTTTGTCTATGGCGCCTGTCTGCCGGACCCCGGCGACCCGATCGGTTACTGGCAAAAACAGAGTGATAAACTGCAAAAGGTCATTGACTGGCTCAAAGGCCGCAAAGAGGTTCATATCACCGCGCCAGGCACCGATCTGACCCTGTCCATCGCCGGACGCTCATTTGTAAAATGCGACGGGCGATTTAATATGCCGGATGGCGAGGTTTTTACCGGACCGGTGGAAAACTCCGCCAACGGTCATGTCTATTTTTCCTATCCCGCCATTGAGAGCGGACGTGAAGTGGCTGGAATCCGGCTGTGGTTTGAAAACGGCAAAGTAGTTAAGGCTACCGCCGAAAAGAATGAAGAATTTCTCTTGAAAACACTGGAAACCGACGAGGGCGCCCGCCGGTTGGGCGAATTCGCCATCGGCACCAATGAAGGAATTACCAAGTTTACAGGAGAGATACTTTTTGACGAAAAGATCGGCGGCAGTTTTCACCTGGCGCTGGGGGCTGGTTACCCGGAAACCGGTTCAGTCAACGAATCCGCCATCCACTGGGATATGGTCTGTGATCTGCGGCAGGGCGGGGAGATTCGGGTGGACGGCGATCTGCTGTTCAAAAACGGCGCCTTTGTCATTGAGATTTAA
- the crcB gene encoding fluoride efflux transporter CrcB, producing the protein MNIVLMIGVAGALGAVSRYALSGSVYALLGQSFAYGTLVVNVLGSLAIGLVMQLGIATDMFSPNVRTAVAVGFLGAFTTFSTFSYETVQMIQDGAWGPALLNILANVTICIIAVLAGVYLGKLIGGGA; encoded by the coding sequence ATGAATATTGTACTGATGATTGGCGTCGCCGGAGCATTGGGAGCGGTCTCCCGATACGCTTTATCCGGTTCGGTTTATGCTTTGTTGGGCCAGAGCTTTGCCTACGGCACTCTGGTGGTCAATGTGCTGGGCAGCCTGGCCATCGGCCTGGTGATGCAGTTGGGTATAGCCACCGATATGTTCTCACCGAATGTCCGCACCGCCGTAGCGGTCGGTTTCCTGGGTGCTTTTACCACCTTTTCTACTTTCAGTTATGAAACCGTGCAGATGATACAGGACGGAGCCTGGGGTCCGGCGCTGCTGAATATTCTGGCTAACGTGACTATTTGCATTATCGCCGTACTGGCCGGCGTTTATCTCGGAAAATTAATCGGCGGAGGTGCCTGA
- a CDS encoding reductive dehalogenase — protein MTNFHTTVSRRDFMKGIGLAGAGLGAAAAVAPVWHDLDEVTSSSAQFKHPWYVKEREYDDPTLEVDWNVFDRIDRTVSVLGVKGRLTATNAAHGALHPEIQKYIDMKKNGRDIEYMKEKFPSYQGPSLRDYSLADANIASRRLGRPDFTGNYSGLTIKTPEDRNMTKWQGTPEENLQTITNAFKFFGATRIRVMELTEKGKKLVYKNESSGKPYNFKDAAKPEDTGSEYVIPNTARYLINYACLEATDHVRQAPGPTYSGYCHGEKVSANVHYFLGSMGFMHIEAGGFTPAAGVGAFAGTTEHSRSAMVGTSYSHGNLFRWMGRVITDMPLSPTKPYDAGIARFCVDCMTCADNCPYGSMPLGDKMWEHESPEEEKVKNYVAGYKGWRLFNFRCPRCKGCHGTCVFNGGNEAVIHNIVRTTQSITPIFNGFFADMEEMFGYGTRNPDVWWTHEVPTFQFDPTYLF, from the coding sequence GTGACCAATTTTCACACAACGGTGTCCCGCCGGGACTTCATGAAGGGCATCGGCCTCGCTGGTGCCGGCCTTGGTGCCGCCGCAGCCGTAGCTCCGGTCTGGCATGACCTGGATGAAGTTACCAGCTCATCAGCCCAGTTCAAGCACCCCTGGTATGTCAAGGAGCGGGAATATGATGATCCCACCTTGGAAGTTGATTGGAACGTTTTTGATCGTATTGACCGGACTGTTTCTGTTCTGGGCGTAAAAGGACGTTTGACCGCTACCAACGCTGCTCATGGTGCCCTTCACCCGGAAATTCAAAAATACATTGACATGAAGAAGAATGGGCGCGATATTGAGTACATGAAAGAGAAATTCCCCTCTTATCAAGGACCGAGCCTAAGAGATTACTCCTTGGCTGATGCTAACATAGCTTCCCGTCGGCTTGGGAGGCCTGATTTTACTGGTAACTATTCCGGATTAACTATTAAGACTCCTGAAGACCGCAATATGACAAAGTGGCAAGGAACCCCGGAAGAAAATCTTCAAACGATCACCAATGCCTTCAAGTTCTTTGGTGCCACTCGCATCCGGGTCATGGAATTGACGGAAAAAGGCAAGAAGTTGGTCTATAAAAACGAATCCTCTGGTAAACCTTATAATTTTAAAGATGCCGCCAAACCTGAAGACACTGGTTCGGAATATGTGATCCCTAATACCGCCAGATACCTTATTAATTACGCCTGTCTGGAGGCGACCGACCACGTTAGACAAGCGCCTGGTCCCACTTATTCAGGTTATTGTCACGGTGAAAAAGTATCCGCAAACGTCCATTACTTTCTGGGTTCCATGGGCTTCATGCACATTGAAGCCGGTGGTTTCACCCCCGCGGCCGGTGTCGGCGCTTTTGCCGGTACCACCGAACATTCCCGCTCCGCCATGGTAGGCACCTCTTACTCTCACGGCAACCTGTTCCGCTGGATGGGCCGTGTTATCACCGATATGCCGCTGTCGCCCACCAAACCGTATGATGCCGGCATCGCCCGCTTCTGCGTGGACTGCATGACCTGTGCCGATAACTGTCCATACGGCAGTATGCCGCTGGGTGATAAAATGTGGGAACATGAGAGCCCTGAAGAAGAAAAAGTCAAGAACTATGTTGCCGGTTACAAGGGCTGGAGGCTTTTCAACTTCCGTTGCCCGCGCTGCAAGGGTTGCCACGGCACGTGTGTATTTAATGGTGGTAATGAGGCGGTAATCCATAATATCGTCAGAACAACCCAGTCTATTACTCCCATTTTCAATGGCTTTTTTGCTGACATGGAAGAAATGTTTGGTTATGGTACCCGCAATCCGGATGTCTGGTGGACTCATGAAGTTCCCACCTTCCAGTTTGACCCGACCTACCTGTTCTAA